From the genome of Rhizobium binae, one region includes:
- a CDS encoding ABC transporter permease — protein MSGNIETKIEAKETGFWDKLIRISMKEAGVAIALVLIVIFFSVTAPYFATPENFLKIFVQIAINTVLASGMTFVILVGGIDLSVGSLLALCTVIGATIMIDPRFSPWQAIVLASLASMGTGAILGAINGWVCEKWKLPSFIVTLGMLNVASGLARVVSDNSTITGLPQPFVDFGNLIFWGIFPSIFLIAIVVVLVGWFVLRYTVFGRFVFAIGTNEEAVRLSGHEPKRYKIAVFTISGLTSGIAAMVYLLRLNVGSPVAGIGYELNAIAAVIIGGTSLSGGKGSIVGTLVGACILQVLSTGLQLLGADDNIKPIVIGAVIVLAVILDSYRGRLMRILETR, from the coding sequence GTGTCCGGCAACATTGAAACCAAGATCGAAGCGAAAGAGACAGGCTTCTGGGACAAGCTCATCCGGATCTCGATGAAGGAGGCAGGTGTCGCCATCGCCCTCGTCCTGATCGTCATATTCTTCTCGGTGACGGCGCCCTATTTCGCCACGCCGGAGAATTTCCTGAAGATCTTCGTGCAGATCGCCATCAACACCGTGCTCGCCTCGGGCATGACCTTCGTCATCCTGGTCGGCGGCATCGATCTTTCGGTCGGCTCGCTGCTGGCTCTTTGTACCGTCATCGGCGCAACGATCATGATCGACCCGAGGTTCTCCCCCTGGCAGGCGATCGTGCTGGCGTCGCTCGCCTCGATGGGCACCGGCGCGATCCTTGGTGCCATCAATGGCTGGGTCTGCGAAAAGTGGAAGCTTCCGTCCTTCATCGTCACGCTCGGCATGCTGAATGTGGCAAGCGGCTTGGCACGCGTCGTCAGTGACAACTCCACCATCACCGGCCTGCCGCAGCCCTTCGTCGATTTCGGCAATCTGATCTTCTGGGGGATTTTCCCGTCGATCTTCCTGATTGCGATCGTCGTCGTCCTCGTCGGCTGGTTCGTGCTGCGTTATACGGTCTTCGGGCGCTTCGTCTTTGCGATCGGCACCAACGAAGAGGCCGTGCGGCTGTCGGGACACGAGCCGAAGCGCTACAAGATCGCGGTGTTCACGATCTCAGGCCTGACCTCCGGCATTGCCGCCATGGTCTATCTGCTCCGCCTCAACGTCGGCAGCCCGGTTGCCGGCATCGGCTATGAACTGAATGCGATCGCCGCCGTTATCATCGGCGGAACCAGCCTCTCGGGCGGCAAGGGTTCGATCGTCGGAACGCTGGTCGGCGCCTGCATTCTGCAGGTGCTGTCGACGGGACTGCAGCTCCTGGGCGCCGACGATAACATCAAGCCGATCGTCATCGGCGCCGTCATCGTGCTTGCGGTTATCCTCGATAGCTATCGCGGCCGGCTGATGCGGATACTCGAGACCCGGTGA
- a CDS encoding FadR/GntR family transcriptional regulator, translating into MSLKSMKPLARAPLLHVSVQESLRAYISDNGLKPGTLLPAESDLANQLGVSRNSLREGIKALESVGVLESRRGVGIFVKAFSFEPLLDNLAYGLGGALRQIEEVIEIRRTLEVGLIDKTVEMIGDEDIAELRATVDRMRVHAERGQSFADEDQLFHTLLFRCQNNETLARLIDVFWLAFYKASDFVNLDNVDPVATWRDHAAIVDAIEARDVAEAQKRLDRHYDGISRVITANKKSANVGGAQ; encoded by the coding sequence ATGTCGCTGAAATCGATGAAGCCCCTCGCCCGTGCGCCGCTTCTCCACGTCTCCGTGCAGGAAAGCCTGCGGGCCTATATCAGCGACAACGGCCTGAAGCCCGGCACGCTGCTTCCGGCCGAATCCGACCTGGCAAACCAGCTCGGCGTCAGCCGCAATTCCCTGCGTGAGGGCATCAAGGCGCTGGAATCCGTGGGCGTGCTGGAATCGCGGCGCGGCGTCGGCATCTTCGTCAAGGCCTTCTCATTCGAGCCGCTGCTCGACAATCTCGCCTATGGCCTCGGCGGCGCTCTGCGCCAGATCGAGGAGGTGATCGAGATCCGCCGGACCCTGGAAGTCGGCCTGATCGACAAGACGGTCGAAATGATCGGCGACGAGGATATCGCCGAGCTGCGCGCCACCGTGGACCGCATGCGGGTCCATGCCGAGCGTGGTCAATCCTTTGCCGACGAAGACCAGCTCTTTCATACCCTGCTGTTCCGCTGCCAGAACAACGAGACACTTGCCCGGCTGATCGATGTGTTCTGGCTCGCTTTCTACAAGGCGTCCGATTTCGTAAACCTCGACAATGTCGACCCCGTCGCGACCTGGAGGGATCATGCGGCGATCGTCGATGCCATCGAGGCAAGGGACGTTGCGGAAGCGCAGAAGCGCCTGGACCGCCACTATGACGGCATTTCCCGGGTGATCACCGCCAATAAGAAAAGTGCCAATGTGGGAGGAGCACAATGA
- a CDS encoding sugar ABC transporter substrate-binding protein, with translation MSHFTKRDSVLMSAPRRAALRLGLAGTLVLALSCGVSPAFAAGKPKVGLIMKSLSNEFFKQMKAGADKYAAENKDKFDFKAVGMKDERDFAAQVDAVENFVTQKYDIIVVAPADSKAMATPLAKAVKSGVKVINIDVPLDADAKKAAGIDLAFFGPDNQEGAKLAGDALAKDLGPGAKVVILEGNPEADNAKERKEGFMDSVKSGKLELLDSKTAHWETEEANTVMTNFLTKYKDIQGVMAANDSMALGVVKALDATGQAGKIKVVGFDNIPPVQPLIKDGKMLATVEQYGAQMAVMGIDYGMRELAGEKFTGWVKTDIKLVTADDLK, from the coding sequence ATGTCCCATTTTACAAAGCGTGATTCCGTCCTGATGAGTGCGCCGCGCCGTGCGGCATTGAGGCTTGGACTTGCCGGCACCCTGGTGCTTGCCCTGTCCTGCGGCGTGTCGCCCGCTTTTGCGGCCGGCAAGCCCAAGGTCGGCCTGATCATGAAGTCTCTGTCCAATGAGTTCTTCAAGCAGATGAAGGCCGGCGCCGATAAGTATGCGGCTGAGAACAAGGACAAGTTCGACTTCAAGGCCGTCGGCATGAAGGACGAGCGCGATTTCGCCGCCCAGGTCGATGCCGTCGAAAACTTCGTGACGCAGAAATACGACATCATCGTCGTTGCCCCGGCCGATTCGAAGGCGATGGCAACGCCGCTGGCCAAGGCCGTGAAATCAGGCGTCAAGGTCATCAATATCGACGTGCCGCTCGACGCCGATGCCAAGAAGGCGGCCGGTATCGACCTGGCCTTCTTCGGTCCTGACAATCAGGAAGGCGCCAAGCTTGCCGGTGACGCACTGGCCAAGGATCTCGGCCCGGGAGCGAAGGTTGTCATCCTCGAGGGCAATCCAGAGGCCGACAACGCCAAGGAGCGGAAGGAAGGCTTCATGGACTCCGTTAAGTCGGGCAAGCTCGAGCTTCTCGACAGCAAGACCGCCCATTGGGAGACGGAAGAAGCCAACACCGTCATGACCAATTTCCTGACGAAGTATAAGGATATCCAAGGCGTGATGGCAGCCAACGACTCGATGGCGCTCGGCGTCGTCAAGGCGCTCGACGCAACCGGCCAGGCCGGCAAGATCAAGGTCGTCGGCTTCGACAACATCCCGCCGGTGCAGCCGCTGATCAAGGATGGAAAGATGCTTGCCACCGTCGAACAGTATGGCGCCCAGATGGCGGTCATGGGCATCGACTACGGCATGCGTGAACTTGCCGGCGAGAAATTCACCGGCTGGGTCAAGACCGACATCAAGCTCGTCACTGCCGACGACCTCAAATAA
- a CDS encoding ABC transporter substrate-binding protein — MKGLFRLSSAIALAAMMATTAIPVFTGPAQAATLSGGFDVGPGGFQGNFNPLAATGGFTWLSVYFEPLVTYDEKLEKVVGQLASSYEVSPDQMTYTFKLADAKWHDGKPFTAKDAKFTIELAKNAKTGSVLAARLNAVSSADAKDDKTLVIKLSAPSASLMDTLTKVMMLPEHALSQIPADQLAKNSWWSTTPIGTGPFKFSKYVTDQYVELAANTDYRGGKPALEKIINRYFANPAAAIAALRAGEIQFTYVDSNDLKAFNDNKDFRVIEGNSFVVNYLGFNHDSPIWKDVRVRQAVMYAINRDAIIQSLYGGAAKPANCGYIADQLVPKGIEAYSYDPEKARQLLKEAGWDEINGDKPITLLTYYTTPLAANVMAAVQAMLAQVGINVTPRAVDTPTYNSIVLNPTPDVAQFQMVYAGLQNGPDPGSINVGLNEKQIPPAGPNVARVRMPVLTAALDAALGETDAAKRDGRYQEVCRVMNKELPWGPLWVAKRYGVASAKLKDFIWTPAPGGGPYQAHPEKWAIAE, encoded by the coding sequence ATGAAAGGACTGTTCAGATTATCATCCGCCATCGCGCTTGCTGCAATGATGGCGACGACCGCCATTCCGGTCTTCACCGGCCCGGCGCAGGCCGCGACGCTGTCGGGCGGTTTCGATGTCGGGCCTGGCGGCTTCCAGGGCAATTTCAACCCGCTCGCCGCGACGGGCGGCTTCACCTGGCTCAGCGTCTATTTCGAGCCGCTGGTGACCTATGACGAGAAGCTCGAGAAAGTCGTCGGCCAGCTCGCCTCGTCCTATGAGGTCAGCCCAGACCAGATGACCTACACGTTCAAGCTCGCCGACGCGAAATGGCATGACGGCAAGCCCTTTACCGCAAAAGACGCGAAGTTCACCATCGAGCTTGCCAAGAACGCCAAGACCGGCTCGGTTCTCGCGGCTCGCCTGAACGCCGTTTCCTCGGCCGACGCCAAGGACGACAAGACCCTGGTCATCAAACTGTCGGCCCCGTCGGCAAGCCTGATGGACACGCTGACGAAGGTGATGATGCTGCCGGAGCACGCGCTTTCGCAGATACCCGCCGATCAGCTCGCCAAGAACAGCTGGTGGTCGACCACGCCGATCGGCACGGGGCCGTTCAAGTTCAGCAAATATGTCACCGATCAATATGTCGAACTTGCCGCCAACACCGACTACCGGGGCGGCAAACCGGCGCTGGAAAAGATCATCAACCGCTATTTCGCCAATCCGGCTGCGGCAATCGCCGCACTGCGGGCCGGCGAGATCCAGTTCACCTATGTCGATTCCAACGATCTGAAGGCCTTCAACGACAATAAGGATTTCCGCGTCATCGAAGGCAATTCCTTCGTCGTCAACTATCTCGGCTTCAACCATGATTCGCCGATCTGGAAGGATGTCCGGGTCCGTCAGGCGGTGATGTATGCGATCAATCGCGACGCGATCATCCAGAGCCTTTACGGCGGCGCCGCCAAACCCGCCAACTGCGGCTATATCGCCGACCAGTTAGTGCCGAAGGGCATCGAGGCTTATTCCTATGATCCGGAAAAGGCCAGGCAGTTGCTGAAGGAAGCCGGCTGGGATGAGATCAACGGCGACAAGCCGATAACGCTTCTGACCTATTACACGACACCGCTTGCCGCCAATGTCATGGCTGCGGTCCAGGCGATGCTGGCGCAGGTCGGCATCAACGTCACGCCGCGCGCCGTCGACACGCCGACCTATAACAGTATCGTGCTCAACCCGACGCCCGATGTCGCGCAATTCCAGATGGTTTATGCCGGCCTGCAGAACGGCCCGGATCCGGGCAGCATCAATGTCGGCCTCAACGAAAAGCAGATTCCACCGGCCGGCCCGAACGTCGCGCGCGTGCGCATGCCGGTGCTGACCGCCGCTCTCGATGCGGCCCTTGGCGAGACGGATGCCGCCAAGCGCGACGGCCGCTACCAGGAGGTCTGCAGAGTAATGAACAAGGAACTGCCCTGGGGTCCGCTCTGGGTAGCGAAACGTTACGGCGTCGCCTCCGCCAAGCTCAAGGACTTCATCTGGACGCCTGCCCCCGGCGGCGGTCCGTACCAGGCGCACCCGGAAAAATGGGCGATCGCCGAATAG
- a CDS encoding sugar ABC transporter ATP-binding protein — translation MHEVDVSDAADDYILTLDGIGKRFPGVVALRNVSMRIGRGKGHVLLGENGAGKSTLINLLGGVFKPDDGHISFDGKPYHPGSPLEAFKAGIRVIHQELHPLSNLTVAENLLFEHLPRRYGLVDYRKMNSRAAELLAEVGLDVAPTTLAGRLSVAQLQLLEIAKALCYESKLLVLDEPTATLTSKEVDRLFEILKRLKARGVTTLYISHRLEEIFEVGDDVTVLRDGQHVITRPLSGLAIPDIVELMVGRTLSDHGVFRSDSAVFGEALGVSGLKVTRKSPELSFSVAKGEIVGIAGLVGSGRTEAVRAIFGADAKAGGEIRVDGEPVAIHSPKDAVAAGLCLATEDRKLQGLMLDMSCAENATVTDLGKISRKGLISRKAENEQAQRLVRELRIKTPSIHQMVRTFSGGNQQKVVIAKWLFRGPKVLIFDEPTRGIDVGAKAEIYELLWKFAAEGKGVLVVSSDLPELIGICHRIIVLSDGKMAGEIARDQFEESRILSLAYKEYSRVRQH, via the coding sequence ATGCACGAGGTGGACGTGTCAGACGCAGCAGACGACTACATCTTGACGCTGGATGGGATCGGCAAACGCTTCCCCGGCGTTGTCGCCCTTCGCAATGTTTCCATGCGGATCGGCCGCGGCAAGGGCCACGTCCTGCTCGGTGAGAATGGCGCGGGCAAATCGACCTTGATCAACCTGCTGGGCGGCGTCTTCAAGCCCGATGACGGGCACATTTCTTTTGACGGCAAGCCTTATCACCCGGGCTCGCCGCTGGAAGCCTTCAAGGCGGGCATTCGCGTCATCCACCAGGAGCTCCATCCCCTTTCCAATCTCACCGTCGCCGAAAACCTGCTTTTCGAGCATCTTCCGCGCCGATACGGCCTGGTGGACTACCGGAAAATGAACAGCCGCGCGGCCGAACTGCTGGCGGAAGTCGGCCTCGACGTGGCGCCGACGACGCTTGCCGGCCGCCTCAGCGTCGCGCAGCTGCAGCTGCTCGAGATCGCCAAGGCGCTCTGCTATGAAAGCAAGCTGCTCGTTCTCGACGAGCCGACGGCAACCCTGACCTCCAAGGAAGTCGACCGGCTGTTCGAAATTCTGAAGCGGCTGAAGGCGCGCGGCGTCACGACGCTCTATATCTCCCATCGGCTCGAGGAGATTTTCGAAGTCGGAGACGATGTCACGGTGCTGCGCGACGGCCAGCATGTCATCACCCGACCGCTGTCCGGATTGGCGATCCCCGATATCGTCGAGCTGATGGTCGGGCGAACGCTTTCGGATCATGGCGTCTTTCGCAGCGACAGCGCCGTGTTCGGCGAAGCGCTTGGCGTCTCCGGCCTGAAGGTGACACGCAAAAGTCCGGAACTGTCGTTTTCCGTCGCCAAGGGCGAGATCGTCGGCATTGCCGGTCTTGTCGGCAGCGGCCGGACGGAAGCGGTGCGCGCCATATTCGGCGCCGACGCCAAAGCCGGCGGCGAAATCCGCGTCGACGGCGAGCCGGTTGCGATCCATTCGCCCAAAGACGCGGTTGCCGCCGGCTTGTGCCTGGCGACCGAAGACCGCAAGCTGCAGGGCCTGATGCTCGACATGAGCTGCGCGGAAAACGCCACGGTGACGGATCTCGGCAAGATCTCCCGCAAGGGACTGATCAGCCGAAAGGCGGAGAACGAGCAGGCGCAGCGTCTCGTGCGCGAGCTGCGCATCAAAACCCCGTCGATCCATCAGATGGTCAGGACGTTTTCGGGCGGCAATCAGCAAAAGGTCGTGATCGCCAAATGGTTGTTCCGAGGTCCCAAGGTGCTGATTTTCGATGAGCCGACCCGCGGGATCGACGTCGGCGCGAAGGCGGAAATCTATGAACTTCTCTGGAAGTTTGCCGCCGAAGGAAAGGGCGTTCTTGTCGTCTCCTCTGACCTGCCGGAGCTCATCGGCATCTGCCATCGCATCATCGTCCTGTCGGACGGCAAGATGGCCGGCGAAATAGCGCGGGATCAATTCGAAGAGAGCAGGATCCTCTCACTCGCTTACAAGGAGTACAGTCGTGTCCGGCAACATTGA
- a CDS encoding LacI family DNA-binding transcriptional regulator — MPKVGIRDVAKLAGVSTGTVSRVLNDHPSVTNELRARVRRIIDDLGYMPDPSARSMRSKVSRLIGIIIPDLTNPFFSELVQSAEQAAASHGYNIIVMTSFDDAAKEADRIGQLTSRKVDGIILVPSNDFHTLKLPKALPIVVVDRLMPGYSGIASDHRSGVRLGVEHLLKLGHRRIGFISGPRHSVPANDRLKGYLDAMGQSDDDGEIQASPLIAEAAFDYESGRSAGNYLLARARSERPTAIFASSDQQAIGCMRAAHDLGIPVPAALSIVGFDGIPLSSMTTPRLTTVKQPIQKIAAAAVAVLLNKQPTPGVGHPILLDCELSAGETTSSPQPD; from the coding sequence ATGCCAAAGGTCGGAATTCGAGACGTTGCCAAGCTTGCCGGCGTTTCCACCGGAACAGTCTCACGCGTCCTGAATGATCACCCTTCGGTGACGAATGAACTGAGGGCACGCGTCAGACGCATCATCGACGACCTCGGATATATGCCCGATCCGTCGGCGAGAAGCATGCGCAGCAAGGTCAGCCGCCTGATCGGCATCATCATTCCGGATCTGACCAATCCGTTCTTCTCCGAACTTGTGCAGTCGGCCGAACAGGCGGCGGCAAGTCATGGCTACAATATCATCGTCATGACGTCGTTTGACGATGCGGCCAAGGAGGCCGACCGCATCGGGCAGCTGACAAGCCGGAAGGTGGACGGGATCATTCTCGTTCCCAGCAATGATTTCCATACGCTGAAGCTGCCGAAGGCTCTACCGATCGTAGTCGTCGATCGCCTGATGCCGGGATATTCCGGCATCGCCTCCGATCACCGCAGCGGCGTGCGCCTCGGCGTCGAACATCTCTTGAAGCTCGGCCATCGCCGCATTGGCTTCATTTCGGGCCCCAGGCATTCCGTGCCTGCCAATGATCGCCTCAAGGGCTACCTTGATGCGATGGGACAATCCGATGACGACGGAGAAATTCAAGCTTCGCCGCTGATCGCCGAGGCGGCCTTCGACTATGAAAGCGGCCGGTCCGCAGGAAACTATCTGCTGGCGCGCGCGCGCAGCGAACGGCCGACCGCCATCTTCGCGAGCTCGGATCAGCAGGCGATCGGCTGCATGAGAGCGGCGCATGATCTGGGAATTCCGGTCCCCGCAGCCCTTTCCATCGTCGGTTTCGACGGCATCCCGCTGTCGAGCATGACGACGCCGCGGCTGACCACCGTCAAGCAGCCGATTCAGAAGATTGCCGCAGCCGCGGTCGCGGTTCTTTTGAACAAGCAACCGACGCCCGGCGTCGGCCATCCCATCCTGCTTGACTGCGAACTTTCGGCAGGGGAAACGACCTCTTCCCCGCAACCCGATTGA